A genomic segment from candidate division WOR-3 bacterium encodes:
- a CDS encoding 50S ribosomal protein L18, translated as MDKNKQKRNSRLKRHSRIRMKISGDNEVPRLNVYRSLRHIYAQLIDDVSGKTLVSSSSLQDADKLDKVQVAESEKNGLKGKILMAKKTGKILAEKAVEKNIKKIVFDKGSYRYHGRVKAFAEGAREGGLEF; from the coding sequence ATGGACAAAAATAAACAAAAAAGAAACAGCAGGTTGAAAAGGCACAGCAGAATACGGATGAAAATTTCGGGTGACAATGAAGTGCCGAGACTTAATGTATACAGAAGCCTGAGGCACATATACGCTCAGCTGATAGATGACGTAAGCGGCAAAACGCTTGTTTCCTCTTCATCTTTGCAAGATGCAGACAAACTCGATAAAGTCCAGGTTGCCGAATCTGAAAAAAATGGATTAAAAGGCAAAATACTGATGGCTAAAAAAACCGGAAAAATTCTCGCGGAAAAAGCGGTAGAGAAAAATATAAAGAAAATTGTTTTTGACAAAGGATCTTATAGATACCATGGAAGAGTAAAAGCTTTTGCGGAAGGCGCTAGAGAAGGAGGTCTTGAATTTTGA
- a CDS encoding 50S ribosomal protein L24, with protein sequence MKNPVKLNLKKGDTVKVMTGNDRGKQGKILFVFPEKNKAIVEGINLVKKHQRAKSQTEQGGIISKESPINLSNLMIVCQSCHAPTRVKRNPDKPGERICARCGAVLANK encoded by the coding sequence ATGAAAAATCCTGTTAAGTTGAATCTGAAAAAAGGCGATACGGTGAAAGTGATGACTGGGAATGACCGTGGTAAACAGGGGAAAATATTGTTTGTCTTTCCTGAAAAAAACAAAGCGATAGTCGAAGGAATAAACCTCGTCAAAAAACACCAACGCGCTAAAAGCCAGACTGAACAAGGCGGAATAATTTCAAAAGAGTCACCGATAAACCTTTCAAACTTAATGATTGTATGCCAATCTTGCCACGCTCCTACGAGGGTGAAAAGGAACCCTGATAAACCTGGAGAAAGAATTTGTGCCAGGTGCGGCGCGGTTTTAGCAAACAAGTGA
- the rplF gene encoding 50S ribosomal protein L6: MSRVGKKPISIPKGLKVEINGNSIVVEGPLGKKQESFPFGVELKMQENTLIVEKKDENSGKFQGLARALIANMVEGVTKGVERQLEINGVGYRATLDKEDLVISIGYSHPIRISSKPPEGFSGSKIKTSKWIKKLEGIKFEVSPDNTLITIKGNDKQTVGQMAALIRSIRPPEPYKGKGIKYKGEWIRRKAGKAAATGAK, from the coding sequence ATGTCGAGAGTTGGAAAAAAACCCATAAGTATTCCTAAAGGGCTAAAGGTTGAAATTAATGGAAATTCAATAGTAGTTGAAGGTCCTCTTGGCAAGAAACAAGAATCTTTCCCCTTTGGTGTAGAACTTAAAATGCAGGAAAATACCCTCATTGTCGAGAAGAAAGATGAAAATTCAGGAAAATTTCAGGGTTTGGCCAGGGCTTTAATCGCAAATATGGTTGAAGGAGTTACAAAAGGCGTTGAAAGACAGTTGGAGATAAACGGGGTGGGATACAGAGCGACTTTGGACAAAGAAGACCTCGTCATCTCTATTGGGTACTCTCACCCGATAAGAATTTCCTCCAAGCCACCGGAAGGTTTTTCGGGCAGTAAAATCAAGACGAGTAAATGGATAAAAAAACTTGAAGGCATTAAATTCGAAGTTTCCCCGGACAATACCTTGATTACGATAAAAGGGAATGACAAGCAAACCGTCGGACAAATGGCCGCTTTGATAAGATCCATAAGACCTCCGGAACCATATAAAGGGAAGGGGATCAAATACAAAGGCGAGTGGATAAGGCGTAAAGCCGGTAAAGCAGCTGCAACCGGAGCGAAATAA
- a CDS encoding type Z 30S ribosomal protein S14, with product MAKRSWKIKQKREPKYSVRKYNRCFRCGRSRGYMGDFGLCRICFRELALKGEIPGIKKASW from the coding sequence ATGGCTAAAAGATCATGGAAAATTAAGCAAAAAAGAGAGCCGAAATACTCAGTCAGGAAGTATAACCGTTGTTTCAGATGCGGTAGGAGCAGAGGTTATATGGGGGATTTCGGTCTTTGCAGAATTTGTTTCAGAGAATTAGCTTTAAAAGGCGAGATCCCTGGAATAAAGAAAGCAAGCTGGTAG
- the rpmD gene encoding 50S ribosomal protein L30 has product MKKFRITQTKSPIGRHISQKKTIFALGLRHIRDSVIIEDSPQVRGMIEKVKHLVNVEELTA; this is encoded by the coding sequence ATGAAAAAGTTCAGAATAACACAGACAAAGAGCCCTATAGGCAGGCATATATCTCAGAAAAAAACGATTTTCGCTCTGGGTTTAAGGCACATAAGAGATTCCGTTATTATTGAAGATTCCCCTCAAGTTCGAGGCATGATTGAAAAGGTAAAACATCTTGTTAACGTAGAGGAGTTGACGGCATGA
- the rplE gene encoding 50S ribosomal protein L5 has protein sequence MPRVKEYYDQTVSKELGKKFGYKKMDVPKLEKIVVSMGVGKAIGDSKLIEAAVNDLMIITGQRPSIRKATKAISNFKLREGMPVGVSVTLRNKMMYEFFDRLMNVAAPRIRDFRGFKTDGFDGRGNYNFGLTEQIVFPEIDYDKVYTIMGMNITIVTTANTDEEARSLLELMGVPFRKSSTEKAGA, from the coding sequence ATTCCGAGAGTTAAAGAATACTATGATCAAACAGTATCAAAAGAACTCGGAAAGAAATTCGGTTACAAAAAAATGGATGTCCCGAAACTCGAAAAAATAGTCGTAAGCATGGGCGTGGGTAAAGCAATTGGAGACTCCAAGCTTATTGAAGCGGCTGTAAACGATCTTATGATAATTACCGGGCAAAGGCCATCGATCAGAAAAGCCACAAAAGCAATATCCAATTTCAAACTGAGAGAAGGCATGCCTGTAGGGGTGTCCGTAACCTTGAGAAACAAAATGATGTATGAGTTTTTTGACCGTTTGATGAATGTTGCAGCCCCTCGAATAAGAGATTTCAGGGGATTTAAAACAGACGGATTCGACGGAAGAGGAAATTATAATTTCGGTTTAACTGAACAAATAGTGTTCCCGGAAATTGATTACGATAAAGTTTACACAATAATGGGCATGAATATAACCATAGTGACCACTGCTAATACGGATGAAGAGGCACGATCGCTGCTTGAACTTATGGGCGTGCCTTTTAGAAAGAGTTCAACAGAAAAGGCGGGAGCTTAA
- the rplO gene encoding 50S ribosomal protein L15, with product MKLHELSPTPGATHKKKRVGRGIGSGHGKTATRGTKGQKSRSGSSTPPWFEGGKMPLQRLVPKRGFKNVSRKEFKPINLKRIEDLGLTEVTPDTLYEKKIIKWGEKIKILSEGNLSKAVVFKVHAFSHSAKEKIEKAGGTVELIGIDNTDVVK from the coding sequence ATGAAACTTCACGAATTATCTCCGACTCCCGGAGCGACACACAAGAAAAAAAGAGTGGGCAGGGGTATCGGTTCAGGGCACGGAAAAACAGCCACCAGAGGCACAAAAGGTCAGAAATCAAGATCAGGCTCTTCTACTCCCCCATGGTTTGAAGGCGGAAAAATGCCACTTCAGCGGCTTGTTCCCAAAAGAGGGTTTAAAAATGTCAGCCGCAAAGAATTTAAACCGATAAATTTAAAGAGGATAGAAGACCTTGGACTGACAGAAGTCACCCCAGATACGCTTTATGAAAAGAAAATAATAAAGTGGGGTGAGAAAATAAAAATACTGTCAGAAGGAAATCTTTCTAAAGCTGTTGTGTTTAAAGTTCACGCCTTTTCTCATTCGGCCAAAGAAAAGATCGAAAAAGCCGGAGGGACAGTTGAATTAATAGGAATAGACAACACGGATGTGGTTAAGTGA
- the rplN gene encoding 50S ribosomal protein L14 has product MLSENSTFVIADNSGGKWGTCIKILGGSRRRYARVGDKIMIVVKEAIPNATVKNKTKHNAVVVRTKQPVKRKDGTIVRFDQNAVVIIDETGTPKGTRIFGPIARELRERNYLKIVSLAPEVV; this is encoded by the coding sequence ATGTTGTCTGAAAATTCAACTTTTGTAATCGCCGACAATTCTGGCGGAAAATGGGGAACCTGCATAAAAATTCTCGGCGGGAGCAGAAGGAGATACGCCAGAGTCGGTGATAAAATTATGATTGTCGTCAAAGAAGCGATACCAAATGCTACCGTGAAAAACAAGACAAAACATAACGCGGTTGTAGTCAGAACTAAACAACCCGTAAAAAGAAAAGACGGAACTATTGTGAGGTTCGATCAGAACGCTGTTGTAATAATTGATGAAACAGGGACCCCGAAAGGTACGAGAATTTTCGGTCCCATAGCGAGAGAACTGAGAGAAAGAAATTATTTGAAAATCGTGTCTCTCGCACCGGAGGTCGTATGA
- the rpsH gene encoding 30S ribosomal protein S8, giving the protein MSMSDPIADMLTRLRNALMVKKQSVSMPYSDLKFRIAKIAEAEGYLAKVEEVSEKGKKNIRIELKYTSNGKPVITTLERVSRPGLRVYKEYKKLPRVMENLGIAVVSTPLGLMTDAEARKKRVGGEILCNIW; this is encoded by the coding sequence ATGTCGATGAGCGATCCTATTGCAGATATGCTTACGAGACTTAGAAACGCTCTTATGGTGAAGAAACAGTCTGTTTCAATGCCGTATTCGGATCTGAAGTTTAGAATAGCTAAAATTGCCGAAGCTGAAGGCTATCTCGCTAAAGTCGAAGAAGTCAGCGAAAAGGGCAAAAAGAACATCAGAATTGAACTGAAATACACTTCTAATGGCAAACCGGTTATAACGACTTTGGAGAGAGTCAGCAGACCCGGATTGAGAGTTTACAAAGAATACAAAAAGCTGCCGAGAGTTATGGAAAATTTAGGTATTGCCGTAGTGTCTACCCCGCTTGGTTTAATGACGGACGCTGAAGCGAGAAAGAAAAGAGTAGGCGGCGAGATATTGTGTAACATTTGGTGA
- the rpsE gene encoding 30S ribosomal protein S5 produces the protein MLKQEVIETTELFDQTVAIKRVAKVIKGGRRFKFSSVVVVGNGKGKAGVGTGKASEIANAISKATEKAKRNMTDICVFGTTIPHSVVGVHGASKVLLKPASKGTGVIACSVVGAVLNAAGIKDILTKSLGSNSSVNLAKATMKALTQLRSPEEVAKVRNKKIEDILPKQR, from the coding sequence ATTTTGAAACAAGAAGTAATCGAAACAACTGAATTATTCGATCAAACCGTCGCCATCAAAAGAGTCGCGAAGGTAATCAAAGGTGGACGGCGTTTCAAATTCTCCAGCGTAGTCGTCGTGGGCAATGGTAAAGGCAAAGCGGGAGTGGGCACAGGGAAAGCGTCTGAAATCGCTAACGCAATTTCAAAAGCGACAGAAAAGGCAAAGAGGAATATGACTGACATATGTGTCTTCGGGACCACCATACCTCATTCGGTCGTAGGAGTTCACGGAGCGAGCAAGGTTCTGTTGAAACCTGCTTCCAAAGGCACAGGTGTCATAGCCTGTTCAGTTGTCGGCGCAGTGCTTAACGCTGCGGGAATTAAAGACATACTGACAAAATCTTTAGGATCGAATAGTTCCGTCAATCTTGCAAAAGCGACAATGAAAGCGCTGACCCAGTTGCGGTCCCCGGAAGAAGTCGCCAAGGTAAGGAACAAGAAAATTGAGGATATTTTACCCAAGCAAAGGTGA